The Coffea arabica cultivar ET-39 chromosome 8e, Coffea Arabica ET-39 HiFi, whole genome shotgun sequence genome window below encodes:
- the LOC113705041 gene encoding NDR1/HIN1-like protein 12 produces MPRPSLRRPTNPLIWCAAIFCALLSVAVIVTGIVIIVGYIVIRPKVPQMIVTSAQLDRLDFDQAGILTVKTTIFIKAENDNPKAHATFYATKFLLGFHGVRVAQLRADFPVEVGKNSSVDLMFEVESTPIPLDPEEQNSVFLSLSQNLIVFDLKGTTRTRWRVGLLGSVKFWLHLDCHLQFPKIGDVIYPKCSTKSR; encoded by the coding sequence ATGCCAAGGCCCAGTTTACGACGACCCACCAATCCTTTAATCTGGTGTGCTGCCATATTTTGTGCCCTCTTAAGCGTGGCCGTCATAGTCACTGGCATCGTTATAATCGTCGGTTACATAGTAATCCGGCCTAAGGTGCCTCAAATGATCGTAACAAGCGCTCAACTTGACCGACTCGACTTCGATCAAGCTGGGATTCTCACTGTCAAGACCACCATCTTCATCAAGGCAGAGAATGATAATCCAAAAGCCCATGCAACCTTTTACGCGACGAAGTTTTTGCTAGGTTTCCATGGTGTAAGGGTAGCACAGTTGCGCGCTGATTTTCCTGTCGAAGTAGGCAAAAATAGCTCGGTGGATTTGATGTTTGAAGTGGAATCAACTCCAATCCCATTAGATCCGGAAGAACAGAATAGTGTGTTCTTGTCTTTGAGCCAAAACCTGATTGTTTTCGACTTGAAAGGTACCACAAGGACTCGATGGAGGGTAGGGTTGCTTGGTTCCGTCAAATTCTGGTTGCATCTTGATTGCCACCTTCAGTTCCCCAAAATTGGAGATGTTATATATCCAAAGTGTAGCACCAAATCAAGATGA